The Candidatus Methylacidiphilales bacterium genome contains a region encoding:
- a CDS encoding acyltransferase, with protein MQELSKRFPGVLFYNPVLTEVQDGVQIGGSTRVGSMTLIHSGAAIGSHCTIGSHCNICHCTIGDRVSIQTACHITRGVVIEDDVFIGPRVVTLNDKLTGGSMAFPRICRGAKVGGGSVILPGVTIGANAVVGAGSVVTHDVPEGATVLGNPARIRSESLPLPKTPA; from the coding sequence ATGCAAGAACTTTCAAAACGATTCCCAGGCGTCCTGTTTTACAATCCGGTCCTGACTGAAGTGCAGGACGGCGTTCAAATCGGCGGCTCCACCCGGGTGGGGTCGATGACGCTGATCCATTCCGGCGCTGCAATCGGTTCCCATTGCACCATCGGCTCCCATTGCAACATCTGCCACTGCACGATTGGAGACCGCGTTTCCATCCAGACGGCATGCCACATTACGAGAGGCGTTGTCATCGAGGACGATGTCTTCATTGGGCCGCGCGTGGTCACACTCAACGACAAACTGACCGGCGGATCGATGGCATTCCCCCGCATTTGTCGCGGCGCGAAAGTCGGGGGCGGCAGCGTGATCCTGCCAGGCGTGACGATTGGGGCAAATGCCGTGGTTGGCGCCGGCAGCGTGGTCACCCATGATGTTCCCGAGGGCGCAACCGTGCTGGGCAACCCCGCACGCATCCGTTCCGAATCGCTTCCCTTGCCCAAAACACCGGCCTAG
- a CDS encoding flavin reductase family protein, with protein MPKKSYPFSKVYGLLEPGPVVLLTTAHRGRSDVMAMSWHTMLEFEPPLVGCVVSNRNHSFRLLKASRECVINIPTVEIAEKVVGCGNTSGAKIDKFKKFDLTPKPAALVGAPLIEECFANLECQVVDARLVASYCFFVLEVVKAWINPAVKNSRTIHHLGKGNFMVAGEKIKLKSKMK; from the coding sequence ATGCCCAAAAAATCATATCCCTTTTCCAAGGTCTATGGCTTGCTTGAGCCGGGCCCGGTGGTGTTGCTAACAACCGCACATCGAGGGCGTTCAGACGTCATGGCGATGTCGTGGCACACCATGCTCGAGTTTGAACCGCCGCTCGTGGGTTGCGTGGTGAGCAATCGCAACCATAGCTTCCGCCTGTTGAAGGCAAGCCGCGAATGCGTCATTAACATTCCCACAGTTGAGATCGCCGAAAAGGTTGTGGGTTGCGGCAATACGTCGGGTGCGAAGATTGATAAGTTCAAAAAATTTGACCTCACGCCCAAGCCTGCCGCGCTGGTTGGCGCGCCTCTTATCGAAGAGTGCTTTGCCAATCTCGAATGCCAGGTGGTTGATGCCCGGCTGGTGGCCAGCTATTGTTTTTTTGTTCTGGAAGTCGTCAAAGCCTGGATCAATCCCGCCGTGAAAAACTCGAGGACGATCCATCATCTTGGAAAAGGCAACTTCATGGTGGCCGGAGAAAAGATCAAGCTGAAGTCGAAGATGAAGTAA
- a CDS encoding aldo/keto reductase yields MNLPKRILGRTKLEVTQLGFGAMEIRDRRIWGGRPCNPDQAKTILASVLDSGINFIDTANDYGKSELFIGEFIASRRKEYFLATKCGCHVQYAGDHDDTPHVWTRENILRNISDSLLKMRTDYVDLLQLHNPEVETCESAKLVDVLRELKSSGAVRFIGCSSTSPHLKTYIGWGVFDVFQVPYSALERRHENLITQAGEAGAGVIVRGGVARGEPGAGLGGKDRWQLFEKARLGELCGPGESPTAFLLRFTLSHPHCHTTIVGTLQPEHLKENVAIACKGALPADVYAEAKKRLDAAGERPE; encoded by the coding sequence ATGAACCTTCCAAAACGGATATTGGGACGCACCAAACTTGAAGTGACCCAGCTTGGGTTTGGCGCAATGGAGATACGCGACCGGCGAATCTGGGGCGGGCGGCCCTGCAATCCCGATCAGGCGAAGACGATCCTCGCCTCGGTCCTGGATTCAGGGATCAACTTCATCGACACGGCAAACGACTACGGCAAGAGCGAGTTGTTCATCGGCGAGTTCATCGCAAGCCGCCGAAAGGAATATTTTCTCGCCACCAAATGCGGCTGCCATGTGCAGTATGCGGGGGATCATGACGACACGCCGCACGTTTGGACGCGCGAGAATATACTGCGGAACATCAGCGATTCGCTGCTGAAAATGCGGACCGATTATGTGGACCTCCTCCAATTGCACAATCCGGAGGTCGAGACCTGCGAAAGCGCCAAACTGGTGGATGTATTGCGGGAATTGAAGAGTTCAGGGGCTGTTCGATTCATTGGATGCTCATCCACCTCGCCGCATTTGAAAACGTATATTGGCTGGGGAGTTTTTGATGTTTTCCAGGTGCCGTATTCGGCGCTGGAAAGGCGGCATGAAAATTTGATCACCCAGGCCGGTGAAGCCGGAGCGGGAGTTATTGTTCGGGGTGGTGTGGCAAGAGGCGAGCCTGGAGCGGGACTGGGCGGCAAGGACCGCTGGCAGCTATTCGAAAAAGCGCGGTTGGGCGAACTCTGCGGGCCGGGGGAAAGCCCCACGGCATTTTTGTTGCGGTTTACCTTGAGCCATCCGCATTGCCATACGACCATTGTTGGAACGCTTCAACCGGAGCATCTGAAGGAAAATGTTGCGATAGCCTGCAAAGGGGCTCTGCCTGCGGACGTTTATGCGGAAGCCAAGAAACGACTGGATGCGGCGGGAGAACGGCCGGAATAA
- a CDS encoding GNAT family N-acetyltransferase, with product MKLTPVTQLNEQQLAQLHQLYQGEWWSRGRTLPDITRAIAGTDYIFGFAEPDSGRLVIFARVLSDRVYKALLLDVIVHPDYRGQGLGRMLVDAVVSHPDLAGVRQFELYCRPELRDFYRQWGFTDDIGEIIFMRKTLDAQKSG from the coding sequence ATGAAGCTCACGCCTGTAACCCAGCTCAATGAACAGCAGCTTGCCCAACTGCACCAACTTTATCAGGGCGAGTGGTGGAGTCGCGGGCGCACATTGCCGGACATCACGCGCGCAATCGCGGGGACCGACTACATTTTTGGATTTGCCGAGCCGGACTCGGGCAGGCTCGTTATCTTTGCGCGGGTACTCAGCGACCGCGTGTACAAGGCGCTGTTGCTAGATGTCATTGTCCATCCGGATTATCGCGGGCAGGGACTTGGCCGCATGCTTGTGGACGCCGTTGTCAGCCATCCCGACTTGGCGGGAGTCCGGCAGTTTGAACTTTATTGCCGTCCCGAGCTGCGTGATTTCTACCGCCAATGGGGATTCACGGACGATATAGGGGAAATTATATTCATGCGGAAAACGCTGGACGCCCAGAAGAGTGGATGA
- a CDS encoding 3-keto-5-aminohexanoate cleavage protein: protein MDGLILNLAPTGMIPTKEMNAHVPISMPEIVEDVKQCVALGANILHLHARDEYGQPTYKKEIYARLIGSIREVFPDIVICVSLSGRNFGAFEERSDPLGLTGDLKPDMGSLTLASMNFSRETSVNSPEMIRRLAERMAEAGIKPELEVFDTGMLNYARYLVDKGLIRPPLYFNFILGNIATAQATPAHLSLLMNELPPGSLWTGGGLGAAQLTMNAMGILYGNGVRLGLEDSLWLDVERRHPAANTDLVKRASSMAALFGKRIASQAEVRTALGLSHTPVG from the coding sequence ATGGACGGGCTGATTCTCAATCTGGCGCCCACCGGCATGATCCCGACCAAGGAGATGAATGCCCATGTTCCGATTTCGATGCCGGAAATAGTCGAGGACGTAAAACAATGCGTTGCATTGGGCGCCAACATCCTGCATTTGCATGCGCGCGACGAATACGGCCAGCCGACCTACAAAAAGGAAATTTATGCGCGTTTGATCGGGTCCATTCGGGAGGTTTTCCCCGACATCGTCATTTGCGTTTCGCTCAGCGGCCGGAATTTTGGCGCCTTTGAGGAACGCTCCGATCCTCTGGGGCTCACAGGCGACTTGAAGCCGGACATGGGCAGCCTGACCCTGGCATCGATGAATTTCAGCCGCGAGACAAGCGTCAACAGCCCGGAGATGATACGCCGGCTGGCGGAACGAATGGCCGAAGCCGGCATCAAGCCGGAGCTTGAGGTGTTCGACACCGGGATGTTGAACTACGCGCGCTACCTTGTTGACAAGGGATTGATACGGCCGCCCCTTTATTTCAATTTCATCCTCGGGAATATTGCCACGGCCCAGGCAACGCCAGCCCATCTCAGCTTGCTGATGAATGAGTTGCCGCCGGGCTCATTGTGGACGGGCGGCGGACTTGGAGCGGCCCAACTGACCATGAATGCGATGGGCATACTCTACGGAAACGGAGTTCGCCTTGGCCTCGAAGACAGCCTCTGGCTTGATGTTGAGCGCAGGCACCCGGCTGCCAACACCGATTTGGTCAAGCGCGCTTCGAGCATGGCTGCCCTGTTTGGGAAACGAATCGCTTCACAAGCTGAAGTGCGGACAGCCCTTGGCCTGTCGCACACTCCCGTCGGATAA